DNA from Phocoena phocoena chromosome 1, mPhoPho1.1, whole genome shotgun sequence:
CTGAAATAAGCATAGGAGACAGGACTTGGGACCGGCCTTGGGGATTCTGAGTAACAAATGTGACCAAGGTTGGCTGAATCCAGGTTTAAAGCTGGCAGCTAGTGGTTGACTTGCTGATATAAACAGTGTCAGTAGTTCAGGTCTTATATTTCCAGTACCCACTTGCAAAACAAGAATGCTTGTAGTCTCAAACATGTGGCTTCTGTGACTTCTGACTTCTGTGCTGATGAAAAAAGCACTATTCTTAGGAATAAGGAGTAAAGGTTTTGATCTTGGATTTGCTTCTTACTCACGGAGAGAGATTGTACAAGCTAACTGTACTCTCTAAGCTTCATGCTCCTCAGGTGTAAAACGGCAATTCCTCTCCTATAGATTTCACAGTGGGTTGGTGACGTTAAACTGAGAGACAAATGCAAGGAAGTGCTTATTAAGAACGTAATGTATGGACTCGGGCTTTTGTACAATAAATAAATCAAGCTGAAATAATGCAACCTTCTCAGAAGGTCATACCATGTAtctctgaatttaaaaaacaaacaaaaaacccagataaTACTTGCTAGAATAGTCAGTGTGGTCTCTTGggaaataaatagattaaatacaATAAAGCAGGTACCATCTCAGTGACAAATGAATGATAATCATCAACCTATTTTTATGAGATCTGAACACAAATTGGTTCAAATGGCATCCCAAGGATTATAAGCCTAAAACTTCtacatattactttttaaaaggggtgggatagagaaagTGAGCACCTGTGACAGTAAGGACTTCAGAGAGACAAAAATGAAACACCCACTTGCCAAATTGCTACTTACCTCAATCACATTTGTGTGAATAAATGAGGCCGAGTGTGCCTCACATAATTGAGGATTCAGATAGCTATGccttctttgtttgctctttttttttccccacagaattTCGCTGATGGGATTTAGAACATTGCTCTATTTGAAGGCTACAAATCATTATTCATCAAATGAAGCCAATGATCAGGTATACCAAATTGTGTGTCCCCAAACTATAATTGTTCACTTGTGAGGAAAGCTGCCTTAATAGGAGTGCGTGGACCACAAGACAGAAAAGACTTTTTGTGACTCATTGAACCTTCCTATAGAAACCCCACCAATTTCTTCACCTCCTGGCACACGGGATATGCTAATTCTTTGGCTTTTGCTGACCCAGCTTGTAAAACCTTCTCTAAGTGGTCCTTGTTCGTCTTCAGTTTTTCAATTTCACTCTTAATTGGAGCAAATTTCTCAATCACAGCATCTGCCACCACCAGCTTGTAGCGAGCGGTGTCGATGCCAGCGCTGCGGCAGACCACCTCCTCCACAGGGAGCCCTGTCACTGCTGCATGGATGGCCACCAGGTTGGACACGCCCCCTCGGCTGGCTGGCTCGTAGGTGACCTCCGAGGTGAAGTCCGTCACAGCCTTGCGGAACTTCTGCACTATCTCCTCCGGGCTGTCTGTTATTCTGACAGTGGCCAGTTTATCAGGGTCTGATTTTGACATCTTGGCAGACGGATCTCGCAGGGATTTTACCTTCTTCATTGACGCTAGGTAAAAGCACCAACACACACGTACCAgagacaaaaatcaaacaaaaaaacaaaacaataaaacaccaaTAGGAATGTCAGTGTCTAGATCTTAAAAAGTGCCAAGAACAccaaataactttattatttttatctgatTATACTCATTGTAATAAATTAGCAATTTCTATAAGCATGAAAGTAAAGGTGTCTGAAATgtgtaataaaatgttaatattttgatcaTATTTTCATGCATCTGTTAATGCATATATAAACATAGAAACATATAATCTTACACAAATGAAATTGTATCAATCGTACTGTTTGATATTTTCATGCATCTGTTAATGCATATATAAACATAGAAACATATAATCTtacacaaatgaaattatatcaaTCGTACTGTTTGATATTTTCATGCATCTGTTAatgcatatataaacataaaaacatataatCTTACACAAATGAAATTGTATCAATCGTACTGTTTTTGCTGTGCATACCTATTAAAAAAAGTATTGtctatttccttcttctctgctCTTCCTTATTGGCTAATCACCCCCTGCCCACAACCACTGCCCTTCCTACCCCCATGCCAGTTTTCACAACCTGTggcatctttccatttctttacccATGATTATATAAGTAattaccaacacacacacacacacacacacacacacacacacacacacacacacacacatgcaagagTGAGAGAAGTGACTTGTTTATTGCTCTGATAGAATCAAGATGTTAAGCTGTGCTTCATAAAACCTGTGTTATTAATAATTGCCTAATTTATGGCTATTACAGAAACATATAAAGTTGAAATAGGTAAAATAACAATTAGCCAAAGCATTAAAATAGTCCCCGTTGCTAAAAGAAGGTTGATTTCAATGCATGGGGTGCCCTGAATTTATTTGTGTGAACTGTTGGAATAACTTAGTAATTTATATCCACCTTATGTTTCTAAATTGACACTAGGCACATGTTATACTCTTTGAAATGCAGCCACCTTAATAAAGATGGGCAGAGCTTAGGTTCAGTGATCTCCGCCCCTGCCACAAGTTTACACTGCTACCAAAATGTTGATAGAGATTTACAGCTTTTTTTTCTCGAGAAGATTCCAGACGAGCATAGCCTTGCAAGCAGATGAGGTTTTGGATTCAGTAGGTAGATTGTACATTCTATCTCAGTTGTATATTTAAGAAGGCAAAGTGCGAGGATGATCAATGCCCTCTTGTTTTATCTAGattatgatccagcagttcttaCTCTTATGACTTTTGTTCTACTGTGAATAGAGAAGGCAAGGTCAGCTGGCTTTGGAACCAGAAGAGCTCAATGTAGGGCCCAGCTTTGCCACCGCGACTTGGATACAAAGTCAGGCTTGCCAATCCTTAGTTTACTCATCTATGAAATAGGGAAAGATACCTGCTCTATCAAATgagatatgtttatatatatacatatatatatatatatatatgatactcTATAATGAAAATGATTATTTGTAGTTTCTAGTCTCTCCCATACTTTTCaaaattttggttattttagTCAATAATCCAATGAGGTCTACTAGTCCTACATTACAGAAAAAGATGGGATTCTCATTATAAATCCTGAAATCTGTGCACAACGAAGCCAAGTTTAGTCCCaagaaagttccaagcttctcaGTCCGTTATCCAATCCTCTCTTCAAAATGCATCctgatttaaaaattgtatgtttGTTACTTACTCAGAATGGACCTGGGTACTGGGAAGAACTCCCCGTACTTCTTGTTAAACCCCTGTGCTAGATCCTGAACTAGCTCCATGTGCTGGACTTGATCCTCCCCAACAGGAACGTGTGTGGACCTTTAATaaaagacagacagagacactCAGCAAGGCTCCTGCTTATACTAAAATGGTATTGCAAGCAGCTGCATTTCCCATGCCTATTTCACTGCTCATGTTCAACAAGTGTTCACCAGCTACGGAGGGAGTGTTGAGACCCAAGTCTTTATCTGTGTATCAGACAAATGGCAAGGAGACATTTGTCTACTCTAGTTCTGTTTCTTCCATAGCAGAAGAATACAGCCTTCAACAGCAGGGTGACAGGATCTTGCTGGGAGGGAGGAATGGTATCTTATATAGCATATGTTCCAAGCCTAAGTGTATTTTAAACCACTCCTCTTTCCCTCACCCGGTTAGCACATATTATCCTAGCTTTGACCAGATGCTTTTTACTTCAGAGCTTGCACTCACACTTGAAAGACACTCCAGCCCGCTCTTCAAATCAAAGATGGCAGAAAGTTCTTTGGGCAAGAGTTTTCCTTCCCTGTCACACAGCGAGTAACTCA
Protein-coding regions in this window:
- the WARS2 gene encoding tryptophan--tRNA ligase, mitochondrial isoform X2; translated protein: MALHSMRKARECWNFIRALHQGPEAAPAPQKDSVKRIFSGIQPTGIPHLGNYLGAIESWVSEHTQLSWILTCMVRLPRLQHLHQWKAKTAKEKQNGTMGLLTYPVLQAADVLLYKSTHVPVGEDQVQHMELVQDLAQGFNKKYGEFFPVPRSILTSMKKVKSLRDPSAKMSKSDPDKLATVRITDSPEEIVQKFRKAVTDFTSEVTYEPASRGGVSNLVAIHAAVTGLPVEEVVCRSAGIDTARYKLVVADAVIEKFAPIKSEIEKLKTNKDHLEKVLQAGSAKAKELAYPVCQEVKKLVGFL
- the WARS2 gene encoding tryptophan--tRNA ligase, mitochondrial isoform X1; the protein is MALHSMRKARECWNFIRALHQGPEAAPAPQKDSVKRIFSGIQPTGIPHLGNYLGAIESWVRLQDEHDSVLYSIVDLHSITVPQDPAVLRQSILDMTAALLACGINPEKSILFQQSQVSEHTQLSWILTCMVRLPRLQHLHQWKAKTAKEKQNGTMGLLTYPVLQAADVLLYKSTHVPVGEDQVQHMELVQDLAQGFNKKYGEFFPVPRSILTSMKKVKSLRDPSAKMSKSDPDKLATVRITDSPEEIVQKFRKAVTDFTSEVTYEPASRGGVSNLVAIHAAVTGLPVEEVVCRSAGIDTARYKLVVADAVIEKFAPIKSEIEKLKTNKDHLEKVLQAGSAKAKELAYPVCQEVKKLVGFL
- the WARS2 gene encoding tryptophan--tRNA ligase, mitochondrial isoform X3, with translation MALHSMRKARECWNFIRALHQGPEAAPAPQVSEHTQLSWILTCMVRLPRLQHLHQWKAKTAKEKQNGTMGLLTYPVLQAADVLLYKSTHVPVGEDQVQHMELVQDLAQGFNKKYGEFFPVPRSILTSMKKVKSLRDPSAKMSKSDPDKLATVRITDSPEEIVQKFRKAVTDFTSEVTYEPASRGGVSNLVAIHAAVTGLPVEEVVCRSAGIDTARYKLVVADAVIEKFAPIKSEIEKLKTNKDHLEKVLQAGSAKAKELAYPVCQEVKKLVGFL